One window of the Staphylococcus equorum genome contains the following:
- a CDS encoding primase alpha helix C-terminal domain-containing protein yields MGFEQIKLQHDIRLNIIEYKNLSSYSFVQTNDVMWSEWLNRLQTPMNHNEKYQRGLVVYGDVKDVEQDGKLIQKYRNDENIINRNTLALDYDDIEDFKGLYSAICKQLEGFCWAFHTTYNHTTEKPRIRLMVPLNNPVRSDDYRKYTQSLAKKIGYKIDEGSYQPSRAMALPVRPDKDIPYIFKYNDAPAITNDDLVELSKNLENTQKDKSITINYSSHLKKRDSTYWRDLAFGVSEGGRNQALASISGYLLRRYVDVNLVYGLVIAWGKSCNPPMDDGEINKTFNSILKKHMNN; encoded by the coding sequence ATGGGTTTTGAACAAATCAAATTACAGCATGATATTCGATTAAATATTATAGAGTACAAAAATTTATCTTCCTATTCGTTTGTTCAAACTAATGATGTGATGTGGTCGGAATGGCTTAATAGATTGCAAACACCAATGAACCACAATGAAAAATACCAACGTGGGTTGGTAGTTTATGGTGATGTTAAAGATGTTGAACAAGATGGGAAACTAATACAAAAATATCGCAATGATGAAAATATTATAAATAGAAATACACTAGCACTTGATTATGATGATATTGAAGATTTCAAAGGATTGTACAGTGCTATCTGTAAACAGTTAGAAGGCTTTTGTTGGGCATTCCACACAACTTATAACCACACTACAGAAAAACCACGTATTCGCCTTATGGTGCCTTTAAATAATCCTGTGAGATCAGATGATTATAGAAAGTATACACAATCATTGGCGAAGAAAATAGGCTATAAGATTGATGAAGGTAGCTATCAACCATCAAGAGCAATGGCGTTACCAGTAAGACCAGATAAGGATATACCATATATTTTTAAATATAATGATGCACCAGCAATAACAAATGATGATTTAGTTGAGTTATCGAAAAATCTAGAAAATACGCAAAAAGATAAATCAATTACCATCAACTACTCAAGTCATTTGAAAAAACGTGATTCAACTTATTGGCGTGATCTTGCGTTTGGTGTAAGTGAAGGTGGGCGTAATCAAGCGCTAGCATCAATTAGTGGTTACTTATTGCGTAGGTATGTAGACGTAAACCTTGTATATGGTCTAGTGATAGCATGGGGGAAATCTTGTAACCCACCTATGGACGATGGAGAAATAAACAAAACATTTAACTCGATACTCAAAAAGCATATGAACAACTAG
- a CDS encoding phage terminase small subunit P27 family — MAQRKLLSQQKSRLTTEVQESKQATEEALQQLTKLSPEPPEWLDDTATKEWHRIFPLLQELPVASLDLALVSAYCTAYSDYINATIRMKNEDAIIVTERGTKLNQNHAIKRDSLSQLNSIAPKLGLTVESRLKILEPKAPKTQDDALAEMLASKGRNKTVYDIFGVDDDD, encoded by the coding sequence ATGGCTCAAAGAAAGTTATTGTCACAACAAAAGAGTAGATTAACTACAGAAGTTCAGGAATCGAAACAAGCTACAGAAGAAGCATTGCAGCAATTAACAAAACTATCACCAGAACCTCCTGAATGGCTAGATGATACGGCTACAAAAGAATGGCATAGGATATTTCCATTACTACAAGAATTGCCTGTAGCTAGTTTAGATTTAGCATTAGTTTCTGCTTATTGTACAGCCTATTCAGATTACATCAATGCAACTATACGTATGAAAAATGAAGACGCAATTATCGTTACTGAACGTGGCACAAAGCTTAATCAGAATCATGCTATAAAAAGAGATTCGTTATCGCAATTAAATAGCATTGCGCCTAAGTTAGGGTTAACTGTAGAATCACGATTAAAAATTTTGGAACCTAAAGCACCAAAAACACAAGATGATGCATTGGCTGAAATGCTTGCTAGTAAAGGTAGAAATAAAACGGTGTATGACATATTCGGTGTAGATGATGATGACTAA
- a CDS encoding AIPR family protein: protein MEKIIKVPNVQNFRKLEDPNGRSNKDKYVCYVNVHDIPHNIPMGTNPRDQKLTTNIAKGIKESLLTNDMNFHLKNRGMVMSAQSVKYNNKTDELTIRFEDEEAHGNIDGGHTYKIIQENIYNPIFHDEDSSNKITNSKQYVFWEIMVDVEDMIEDLAEARNRSAQVDDKSLAELQNHFDPIKDAIGGMTFYNRIAFKQNQQNGPGIKMIDAREVVAILSMFDIDKYKSTHPKQAYSSKKVMLDKYLDDPEHFEKLSNIAIDIFDLYDYIETDFPYAYNETGGKYGNFNFAANDNDKIIKNAKFSENGMKYAVPDGIVYPIVAAFRALVVENKDTGKFEWTKDPIEFYQNNRCILSEKAMGVVKSLRGNPNAAGKESSLWDILYMTVVLESK, encoded by the coding sequence ATGGAAAAAATTATTAAAGTACCAAATGTACAAAATTTTAGAAAATTAGAAGACCCAAATGGGAGATCAAATAAGGATAAGTATGTATGTTATGTTAACGTTCATGATATTCCGCATAATATTCCTATGGGAACAAACCCGAGAGATCAAAAATTAACAACAAACATAGCCAAAGGTATAAAAGAGTCTTTATTAACAAATGATATGAATTTCCATTTGAAAAATAGAGGTATGGTTATGTCAGCTCAAAGTGTAAAATATAATAATAAGACAGACGAGTTAACTATACGATTTGAAGATGAAGAGGCACATGGAAATATTGATGGTGGCCACACATATAAAATAATTCAAGAAAACATATATAACCCGATTTTTCACGATGAAGATAGCAGTAATAAAATTACTAATAGTAAACAATATGTATTTTGGGAAATTATGGTTGATGTTGAAGACATGATCGAAGATTTAGCAGAGGCAAGAAATAGATCAGCCCAAGTTGATGATAAATCATTAGCAGAGTTACAAAATCATTTTGATCCAATTAAGGATGCAATTGGAGGTATGACTTTTTATAATAGAATTGCCTTTAAGCAAAATCAACAAAATGGACCTGGAATTAAAATGATAGATGCAAGAGAAGTAGTTGCTATTTTATCAATGTTTGATATTGATAAATATAAAAGTACTCATCCAAAGCAAGCTTATTCTAGTAAAAAAGTAATGCTCGATAAATACTTGGATGATCCTGAACATTTTGAAAAGCTTTCAAATATTGCTATTGATATTTTTGATTTATATGACTACATTGAGACTGACTTTCCATATGCTTATAATGAAACAGGTGGAAAATATGGTAATTTTAATTTTGCTGCAAATGATAATGATAAGATAATAAAAAATGCTAAATTTAGTGAGAATGGAATGAAATACGCTGTACCAGATGGAATTGTGTATCCAATAGTAGCTGCATTTAGGGCATTAGTTGTGGAAAATAAAGATACAGGAAAATTTGAATGGACAAAAGATCCTATTGAATTTTATCAAAACAATAGATGCATCTTATCAGAAAAAGCAATGGGGGTTGTAAAATCTTTAAGAGGGAATCCCAATGCTGCTGGTAAAGAGTCATCCTTGTGGGATATATTATATATGACTGTTGTTTTAGAATCTAAATAA
- a CDS encoding helix-turn-helix transcriptional regulator has product MTNLAYPMLYITRKEHGHTQKAIAKRLSISPQRYQIKESGKGSFTLPEAKILSELYGMSIDELFSNSIKVGS; this is encoded by the coding sequence ATGACAAACTTAGCATATCCAATGTTGTACATCACACGTAAAGAACATGGACACACACAGAAAGCAATCGCAAAGAGACTTAGCATTTCTCCACAACGTTACCAAATTAAGGAAAGTGGTAAAGGTTCGTTCACTTTACCAGAAGCTAAAATTTTATCTGAATTGTATGGAATGAGTATTGATGAACTTTTCAGTAATTCAATCAAAGTAGGATCATAG
- a CDS encoding tyrosine-type recombinase/integrase, producing the protein MQHDLKLSHNIHKDAKRGTYYFRITYYDKTNTRQYITRKGFKQRKEAVKKCNEIMDEIEGIGKINQLPFDKLVEEYIDWYSARRKSSSVKALKTHANNHLLPFFKSMDVFNIDTKMIMKFQTQKLKEGHSPDYLKKMHVFLVSILNHAMKYHDLGRNVGSLVGNFEIETQKRLNYWTLEQFNQFYDMLPTIQQKLFFKLLFFGGMRKGECRALKWENINFDEDYIHINKTDYHGEVTAPKTKAAIRDIYMPTHMMDDLQKYLIWYKENNIYKENYVLFGTFFKAYSESTIDRWFTSTLKALDDSLPDGETFPRIVIHELRHSHASMLVNHGASPMIIAQRLGHSSTEEVTSRYGHLYPSTQKEIIKYL; encoded by the coding sequence ATGCAGCATGACTTAAAACTATCCCACAACATCCATAAAGATGCTAAACGTGGTACATATTACTTCCGTATCACATACTATGATAAGACAAATACACGCCAATATATAACTCGTAAAGGGTTTAAACAACGTAAGGAAGCAGTTAAAAAATGTAATGAAATAATGGATGAAATTGAAGGAATAGGTAAAATTAATCAGTTACCATTTGATAAACTGGTAGAGGAATATATTGATTGGTATTCAGCTAGAAGAAAATCATCAAGTGTGAAAGCATTAAAAACTCATGCTAACAATCATTTGTTACCTTTCTTTAAATCAATGGACGTATTTAATATTGATACTAAAATGATTATGAAGTTTCAAACACAGAAATTAAAAGAAGGACATTCCCCTGATTATTTAAAAAAGATGCATGTATTTTTAGTATCTATATTGAATCATGCCATGAAGTATCATGATCTAGGGCGTAATGTTGGCTCGTTAGTAGGTAACTTTGAAATTGAAACACAAAAACGTTTAAATTATTGGACGTTAGAGCAATTTAATCAATTCTATGATATGTTACCTACAATACAACAGAAATTGTTCTTCAAATTGCTTTTCTTTGGAGGCATGCGTAAAGGGGAATGTAGAGCTTTAAAATGGGAAAATATCAACTTTGATGAAGATTACATTCATATAAACAAAACGGACTATCATGGTGAAGTGACAGCCCCTAAAACGAAAGCAGCCATACGTGATATATACATGCCTACTCACATGATGGATGACTTACAGAAATATTTAATTTGGTATAAAGAGAATAACATATATAAAGAAAACTATGTATTGTTTGGTACATTCTTTAAAGCTTATAGTGAATCAACTATCGATAGATGGTTTACCAGCACATTAAAAGCATTAGATGATTCTTTACCTGATGGTGAAACATTCCCACGTATTGTAATACACGAACTAAGGCATTCTCACGCATCTATGTTAGTCAATCATGGTGCTAGTCCAATGATAATTGCGCAACGATTAGGACATTCATCTACAGAAGAAGTTACATCACGCTACGGGCATTTGTACCCTAGTACACAAAAAGAAATAATAAAATATTTATGA
- a CDS encoding helix-turn-helix domain-containing protein, which yields MSIAIKRMAFKFSIVKKGWNVKQLAEQVPMDYVYLNKIINGKANPSDLMAIKISNALEVDVSEIFEIKEKV from the coding sequence ATGAGTATTGCTATTAAAAGAATGGCGTTTAAATTTTCAATAGTCAAAAAAGGGTGGAACGTTAAACAATTAGCTGAACAAGTACCTATGGATTACGTTTATTTAAATAAAATCATTAATGGTAAAGCAAATCCTTCTGATTTAATGGCTATAAAAATTTCGAATGCGCTTGAAGTTGATGTATCAGAAATATTTGAAATAAAAGAAAAAGTATAA
- a CDS encoding helix-turn-helix domain-containing protein: MEVELKMKLKDLLSEKKMTQKGLAEITKIRESTISDIIRGNRTVLNFNHISRIASALEIEDIRELMEFIVIEK; encoded by the coding sequence ATGGAAGTAGAACTAAAAATGAAATTAAAAGATTTGTTAAGTGAGAAAAAAATGACTCAAAAAGGTCTTGCAGAAATAACAAAAATAAGAGAATCTACTATAAGTGATATTATTAGAGGTAATAGAACTGTACTAAATTTTAACCATATATCTAGAATTGCAAGTGCATTAGAAATTGAGGATATTCGTGAACTAATGGAGTTTATAGTAATAGAAAAATAA
- a CDS encoding DUF927 domain-containing protein gives MTVEEMEVTKEDVFETMNSLEKFQEINKDKPTIPEPYLIKGKWLYLEKEKKNNKGEVIDIAHIYITSTPPYVTERYKNIESGEFYYELEFEDSKRKYKLPVLARDITQSKYLVELASKGLEVTQNEAANLVQYLSFYRRFNKIPDYDVATRLGNINGHFISPYDEDMQDNQYKIFNADKGYQALIDAFETKGSIDDYINGVFEPIKDNPMVMMMFYSSLASVLLKDFDVDPFVSEISGRTSSGKTFTLKICASIWGSRKLVTEWNATNVSVERMASFLNSFPLIKDDTRKADNPFRIPSIVYQFSGGQSKGRGNSDRSIDYLEPWNNIMLSSGEVAIPDIAPDKAGVAGRVITLQDDPFPNTDKTEFGDIAKTMENNHGLLGKLFINQYRTDKDKYKASFEGAVKYFMKQANGNEVMDRIARSFALLQITGEILNDIEGFEHDPYINVNKAHTSMMKNNKNIDKPKQLLEELLEKLNANRGRIAYNKHYYHDNAELMAIYRADFVLIMTPTIKEMLGAEFNSTVKQWDERGYLETNNYGKQKNIRFNGEQQKGYAIKTEIIKELGFDFKKEQQSY, from the coding sequence ATGACAGTAGAGGAAATGGAAGTAACTAAAGAAGATGTATTTGAAACTATGAATAGTCTTGAAAAATTTCAAGAAATCAATAAAGATAAACCAACTATTCCAGAACCTTATTTAATCAAAGGAAAATGGTTATATTTGGAAAAAGAGAAAAAGAATAACAAAGGTGAAGTTATAGATATAGCACATATTTATATTACTAGCACGCCACCTTATGTTACTGAAAGATACAAAAATATTGAATCTGGTGAATTTTATTATGAACTTGAATTTGAAGATTCAAAACGTAAATATAAATTACCAGTGTTAGCTCGAGATATTACTCAAAGTAAATATTTAGTAGAACTTGCTAGTAAAGGGTTAGAAGTTACTCAAAATGAAGCAGCTAATCTTGTTCAATATCTTAGTTTTTACAGACGTTTTAATAAGATACCAGATTACGATGTAGCTACTCGATTAGGCAATATAAATGGCCATTTCATTTCACCTTACGATGAAGATATGCAAGATAATCAATACAAAATATTTAATGCTGATAAGGGGTATCAAGCGTTGATTGATGCATTTGAAACAAAAGGTAGTATTGATGATTATATAAATGGTGTATTTGAGCCTATTAAAGACAATCCAATGGTAATGATGATGTTCTATAGCTCACTAGCTTCTGTATTGCTCAAAGATTTTGACGTAGATCCATTTGTAAGTGAGATTTCAGGGCGTACTTCAAGTGGTAAAACATTCACTTTAAAGATATGTGCAAGCATATGGGGAAGTCGTAAATTAGTTACTGAATGGAATGCCACAAATGTAAGTGTTGAACGTATGGCTTCATTTTTAAATTCATTTCCTTTAATTAAAGATGATACCCGTAAGGCAGACAATCCATTTAGAATACCAAGTATTGTATATCAATTTTCTGGTGGGCAATCTAAAGGTCGTGGCAATTCAGACCGTTCTATTGATTATTTGGAACCGTGGAACAATATCATGCTTTCAAGTGGTGAAGTTGCTATACCAGATATAGCACCTGATAAGGCAGGTGTTGCTGGTCGTGTAATTACTTTACAAGATGACCCATTCCCTAACACAGATAAAACTGAATTTGGCGATATAGCTAAAACAATGGAAAATAATCATGGTTTATTAGGTAAGTTATTCATCAATCAATATCGTACTGACAAAGACAAATATAAAGCATCATTTGAAGGTGCTGTTAAATATTTCATGAAACAGGCTAACGGTAATGAAGTGATGGATCGTATCGCACGTAGTTTTGCACTATTACAAATCACAGGTGAGATATTAAATGATATTGAAGGCTTTGAGCATGACCCATATATTAATGTGAATAAAGCACATACAAGTATGATGAAGAACAATAAAAATATTGATAAACCAAAACAATTATTAGAAGAATTACTTGAAAAGTTAAATGCTAACCGTGGACGTATCGCTTACAATAAGCACTATTATCATGACAATGCAGAACTTATGGCAATTTATAGGGCTGATTTTGTTCTTATTATGACCCCAACCATAAAAGAAATGCTAGGTGCTGAATTTAATTCCACTGTTAAACAATGGGATGAAAGAGGATACCTTGAAACGAATAATTATGGCAAGCAAAAAAATATAAGATTTAATGGAGAACAACAAAAAGGATATGCCATCAAAACTGAAATCATTAAGGAATTAGGATTTGACTTTAAGAAAGAGCAACAAAGTTACTAG
- a CDS encoding YolD-like family protein, protein MIAINEDLPEPYRYETDYRKIPREYLNSNITKGIGSVKWQPFASIPEQYEQIAQYMEDQNKIDKRILSDDQLQKLNETLVFKMFNDPHINVRHFSNGYIKSKEGIIHKVDPYTQTLRLYENKGLLKLDLKDIVEIK, encoded by the coding sequence ATGATAGCTATAAATGAAGATTTACCAGAGCCATATAGATATGAAACGGACTATCGAAAGATACCGAGAGAGTATCTAAATTCCAATATTACAAAAGGTATAGGGTCAGTTAAGTGGCAGCCATTCGCTTCAATTCCCGAACAGTATGAGCAAATAGCACAGTACATGGAGGACCAGAATAAGATAGATAAACGTATACTTAGTGACGATCAATTACAGAAATTAAATGAAACGTTAGTTTTTAAAATGTTTAATGACCCACACATTAATGTAAGACACTTTAGTAACGGCTATATTAAATCAAAAGAGGGCATTATTCACAAAGTAGACCCATACACACAGACACTACGTTTATATGAAAATAAAGGGTTACTTAAATTAGATTTAAAAGATATTGTGGAGATAAAATAA
- a CDS encoding helix-turn-helix domain-containing protein, with the protein MILKDLLKNLRESRGLNKQELANKVDISRSYISTIESGKVEKPTKKTLMKIAYVFDPDDEQNIYSSLLEASGYDTKNSKEEYRDYLNEMSANFQETNKFNGEVLSGMKYRVNKHDNSVVFLDKPYMNILWLLEQEDFRVYLGYEDDEFFIDDNGTPFSKPLELDDEDKNNLLFQVRNFQSNLLLMKKALKNKIDIDELNIDSMEYTLIFDLLNNRINDKNELISKLAVINKEREIFNAKEYYEEINKAIEDQDAIKLQRLVRITTINELKKYLSEQK; encoded by the coding sequence TTGATATTAAAGGATTTACTTAAAAATTTGAGGGAATCAAGAGGACTTAATAAACAAGAATTAGCAAATAAAGTTGATATTTCACGTTCTTATATATCTACTATAGAAAGTGGTAAAGTTGAAAAACCGACTAAAAAAACTTTAATGAAAATTGCATATGTTTTTGATCCAGATGATGAACAAAATATTTATAGTTCTTTATTGGAAGCTTCTGGTTATGATACTAAAAACAGTAAAGAAGAATACAGAGACTATTTAAATGAAATGAGTGCAAATTTTCAAGAAACAAACAAATTCAATGGAGAGGTCTTATCAGGCATGAAATATCGTGTGAATAAGCATGATAATTCTGTTGTGTTTTTAGATAAGCCATACATGAACATATTATGGTTATTAGAACAAGAGGATTTTAGAGTCTATTTAGGTTACGAAGATGATGAATTTTTTATTGATGATAATGGGACACCTTTTAGTAAACCATTAGAACTTGATGATGAAGATAAAAATAATTTGTTATTTCAAGTGCGTAATTTTCAAAGCAATTTGTTATTAATGAAAAAAGCTTTAAAAAACAAAATTGATATTGATGAATTAAATATTGACTCAATGGAATACACTTTAATTTTTGATTTATTAAATAATCGTATTAATGATAAAAATGAATTAATTAGTAAATTAGCTGTTATCAATAAAGAAAGAGAAATATTTAACGCAAAAGAATATTACGAAGAAATAAACAAAGCTATAGAAGACCAAGATGCTATAAAGTTACAACGTCTTGTAAGAATAACTACTATTAATGAATTAAAGAAGTATTTATCAGAACAAAAGTAG
- the smpB gene encoding SsrA-binding protein SmpB: MPKKKSPGTLAENRKARHDYVIEDTIEAGIVLQGTEIKSIRRGSANLKDSYAQVNRGEMYLNNMHIAPYEEGNRFNHDPRRSRKLLLHKRQIEKLGERTREVGYSIVPLKLYLKHGHCKVLLGVARGKKNYDKRQALKDKAVKRDMDRAMKDRY, from the coding sequence ATGCCAAAGAAAAAATCACCAGGAACACTAGCTGAAAATCGTAAAGCCAGACATGATTACGTCATTGAAGATACGATTGAAGCGGGCATTGTGTTACAAGGGACTGAGATTAAGTCAATTCGTCGTGGCAGTGCCAATCTTAAAGATAGTTATGCGCAAGTTAATCGCGGTGAAATGTATCTTAATAATATGCATATTGCCCCATACGAAGAAGGCAATCGCTTTAACCATGATCCTCGCCGTTCACGTAAACTTTTATTGCACAAACGTCAAATTGAAAAATTAGGTGAGCGTACGAGAGAAGTAGGTTATTCGATTGTGCCATTGAAACTCTATTTAAAACATGGACACTGTAAAGTATTGCTAGGTGTTGCACGTGGTAAGAAAAATTACGATAAGCGACAAGCATTGAAAGATAAAGCAGTAAAACGTGATATGGATAGAGCAATGAAAGACCGTTATTAA
- a CDS encoding sigma-70 family RNA polymerase sigma factor encodes MRYDKATVKEFILNYHKTINNSNAYNEDIDIDDFFNVNDQAETNDLDNNNVEESIFYNELEAVIERVATEKEHNLFLLICNGVSFEKAGNIFGIKEARAKQMLNRLLDKLYNK; translated from the coding sequence ATGAGGTATGATAAAGCAACAGTGAAAGAGTTTATATTGAACTACCACAAAACAATAAATAATAGTAATGCATATAATGAAGATATTGATATAGATGATTTCTTTAATGTGAATGATCAAGCAGAAACTAACGATTTAGATAATAATAATGTTGAAGAAAGTATATTTTATAACGAATTAGAAGCTGTTATAGAAAGAGTAGCGACTGAAAAAGAACACAATTTATTTTTATTGATATGTAATGGTGTGAGCTTTGAAAAGGCTGGAAATATATTTGGCATCAAAGAAGCAAGAGCTAAACAGATGTTGAATAGATTGTTGGATAAGTTATATAATAAATAA
- a CDS encoding pathogenicity island protein has product MILKRCKSVLWYYEEKKITEYELLTHYNPQFINSKIRAIQEQIDAMYHLNTSHMSCDDVMGVISISYPLEKLVLWIIDQKEELNRFKNSSTKKLNLLKKIIHNYTPKEQQEVMRYFKSNGSNKPIKTIDKLQEDLYKVHHHKRIERNKQHEKESEVIYKNFVVEVKKSLNNEHEELVV; this is encoded by the coding sequence ATGATATTAAAACGTTGTAAATCAGTTTTGTGGTATTACGAAGAAAAGAAAATTACTGAATATGAATTGTTAACGCATTATAACCCACAATTCATTAATAGTAAGATACGAGCTATACAGGAACAAATCGATGCAATGTACCACTTAAATACATCTCATATGAGTTGTGATGATGTGATGGGCGTGATTTCTATTTCATATCCGTTAGAGAAGTTAGTTTTATGGATTATAGATCAAAAAGAAGAATTGAATCGTTTTAAAAATAGTAGTACTAAGAAGCTAAATTTACTAAAGAAAATCATCCATAATTACACACCAAAAGAGCAGCAAGAAGTGATGAGATACTTCAAATCTAATGGCAGTAACAAGCCAATTAAGACGATTGATAAGTTACAGGAAGATTTATATAAAGTACATCATCATAAGCGTATAGAGCGTAATAAGCAGCATGAAAAAGAGAGTGAAGTCATTTATAAAAACTTTGTAGTAGAAGTCAAAAAATCATTAAATAACGAACATGAGGAGTTGGTTGTGTGA